The Coffea arabica cultivar ET-39 chromosome 2c, Coffea Arabica ET-39 HiFi, whole genome shotgun sequence genome includes the window tttttaaCTATGTATCATGTATCTAACAAATTTTAAACATTCATCactatttaaattttaaattcattttttgtttatGTATCATACATTTATATATCTGCTTCGTTGATAGTGTATATAATAttagttttcattttttaaatctGATAACtgaggagagagaaagagagtgtGATAGATTCCCAGCATGAACAAATGTGTAGGCAGTCCAAAGCACAGCCAATTGGTAGTTGCATGGCTGATACTTGTAGCCAAGTGTTCAAAGTGCTAATTAACTCCAGTTTAGCTAACCAAACCTTGACATTAAATTCATGGTTTCTCCTTAACTAACCCCCTTTTCAGTCTACAGGGTTTAAGCTATAAAACAGTAAAACACCATctcatcaacttttgtaccatTAGCTAGTTTTGGTAGTAGTATTTCATTTCTCTTCAATGTCTCAGCTATTTTCCACTTCCTTCCTTTCCCAGTCCTATAAAAACAACCCTCTGATCCTAAACATTTGTACTATTTCCAGGCGGATGCACTAAAGTAATACTATCATTTTCTCATCAAATATATGTCTAATGGCTCCCTACTGTCCCCATGGTCTCTTCTCAATTTGGTAAACCACTTTCGGTTGCCAGAAAATAAGCctgttttttcccccttttgatTCCAGTATTCTTCACCAAACCAACCCACCCTTCCATTCATCTCTCTTTCTTCGCTCTGTTCTGTCTCCCTTTCACAATTCCCTGTCTTTGAGACACAACAGACAAAGCCCTTCAAGAAAAACACACATTGAATAGGAAAAAGCCTctaatcattttcattttccacCATCaagaaaaagggaggaaaaaaaaaaagaaaagtaaagaagaaatgaagaggcCTCATTCTTCATGCTCACCTTCCTCTTCATGCATTGAGCTCAAAAAATCTAGGACTACCAAACATGCTTCTTCCTCCTCCAGAGCCAAGAGGGACAAGAAGAAATCCCAGATCAGTGCTGATGCTTCTTCCTCCCCCATTGCTGCAAGAAGAAGCTCCATTTACAGAGGAGTCACCAGGCAAGCATTTAATGAACTtttactttttctctttttatttttcttatatacGGTTTCggtttcacacacacacacacacacaatacaCACTAACCAACAAACAAAACACACAAGGAAGCAAGCAGACAAACAAAGCATGAAACAAAACATGAATGGCATTGTACTCTGacggtttttttatttttattttttttctttttcattttctttctcgattgcatgcatgaaatttGTGACTGATtctcgggaaaaaaaaaaaaccatggaATTTGTTCTGATGATCAGGCACAGatggaccggccggttcgaagCCCATCTCTGGGACAAAACTACTTGGAATGCCATTCAAACCAAGAAAGGACGACaaagtaaaattttatttttaaatttttcatttttttctttttgggttttaattttttttttaatgactttTCTGTTTTCAGATTAAAAAATTCATCTGAAAACAGGGAGATCTGCAAATCTTAGTCCTCTTCTGTTTAAAAATAtgattaattaagtttaagtCTGGATTTGTCTTTTGCTAACTCTGTTTTATTCTTTGTTTGGTGATCAAATATCTGTCATTTTCAACGTTCACAATCGCTTTTGTCGCTGCTTAGTTTATTTGGGTAAGCCCACAAGCCCAATATTTTTATTCCTTTTAATAAGTATTTAGGTTAAAATTAAGTAGAATTATgatttttattataattaatacTTCTAATGACTGAATAATTAGTAGAGTTATGATATTTAgcatttttgtatttattgatGAAATGCAGGGGCTTATGATAATGAGGAGGCTGCTGCCCGTACTTATGATCTTGCGGCCCTCAAGTACTGGGGACCTGGAACCATACTGAATTTTCCGGTATTTAATATTCGTCCTTTCGAAAACTCAGGTGCCAAAATAAATTTGTACCCCACGCAGAAAAAATTGTACAATCTGCGCGTGCCCGCATTACCATTTAAAATGAATTATCGTTGATTAatgtataattttttatatatataatctaTGGttgtaattttaatttttgaggAAATTTATTTATGCAGCTTGAAAATTATTCGGAAGagcttgaagaaatggagaaattaACTAAGGAGGAATATTTAACCACACTAAGGAGGAGGAGCAGTGGATTTTCTAGAGGTGTTTCCAAGTACCGCGGAGTTGCTAGGTATAATAAATAATTGATgtcataaattatttttatctttaattttgacttgtctttctttatttctttctatcttttttttttttttttgcatggcCAAATAGATTTTCTTTTCGGAGAAATGAGTTAATAACCAGAATTATTTTTCCAGTGGCCGGAAAGCCTCTCAGGGTCTTCTCCACTGCTAGGTTTAGGTTCCAGGTCTACGCTCGAGGGTGGAAAGGGTACAGGGAGAAGCGAGAGGATGAATAGGAGGgtgcaaaaaaaaagaaccaaaatTATTTTGATGTTGTATATTCTTTTCACTTTTTGCGGCAGTCATTTTTTTTAACTCACATTTTCGGCAGTCATTTTTAACGTATTCAAGTTGGGGTGAAAGCACCAAAATTGTGCGGACCGTCAAAGATAACGTGGCACCGCACATTTCAGACCACTATTTTCATGGAGTTCTTGTTTGTTCGGTGCAcgattctttttctttgttttttctgacAGACTCGTTCGGTGAGCGATTTGCGTACGGAAGTCGTCAGCAAaagatttaatttgttttttttttttttttatgaacgaAAAATTTTGATTACGTTAAAGTTGTTCTTACAGGCATCATCATAACGGTCGATGGGAGGCGCGAATTGGACGTGTCTTTGGGAACAAATATCTGTACTTGGGAACTTACGGTAATTAAAAGTTTTCTCATTAAAAAGAATTCCTTGACCTATTCatacaaataataatatttcATATTCTTGTATTTTATTCGTTAAATCTTTAACCTTAGTTTTGGTTGTTTGCTCGTATCATTAATAGTAATTGTTGGAAACCAATTGCATGGTTAATTGGTTTGTTCGAGAATATAAAGAAGTATTTTGCTCAGAGAACTTTAAAATTGTGTGTTAGGCTTTAGTCTAGCGGAAAGGGTAGGATTTAGATTACTCGCGCCGTTTAGTTGAGATAGTGATCATGCTAACTTGCTCTGATACAAGCAAAGGAAATGAGCGAAACTAGGCCGCGAGAACGCACATTCATGCTCTACTGGTACAGTGTTGGACTCTCTTGATTTGTCGTTGACCGCAAAGCAATGAGCTTAAGCAGAAGTCAAACTTTCAACTTGGGATGGGAATCTAAGAGGCTGCTCCGCGGCCGttgagagacaaaaagttagtgGTTTACTCTCCATCCATCACAACAATTTCTATGTTGTCAATTAGAAATCAGAGATTTATATAGTGTTGATAGTTATTGGTTGCTTAGTTTAACTTGTGATTTGGTCGATTGAGGTGACGCACAATGCAAGTAGTTTACTCTTTCAAATCGTGacataggaaaagaaaagtgTAATGAATCCAACCTATAAATCTAACAGCAAgccttttattttaaaaaatgaagccTAGTCAATAATCAGACTACGAGATCTGCGCTTATTTTGTTCAGAAGAAAGATTTGTTGCTTTTTCACGTGGAAACAAGTCAAAATTAATGTACACATTTGGTCAGTCATGTACAACATTTTTTTTAGTCCTAAAGCTGACGTTACACGTGctaatttgatttgattttttaatcCATCCTTTTGTCTTTGTGGCCTGTGAGTATCCGCACACTTCGGAGTTGAGTATCCGCACACTTGAGTTTCAGTTCAACGcttttaaatttataaaactGAAATATTCCCTTTTGGAGTGGGCATCTTGTCcctcttccattttttttaagcTAAATTACAGCTGCCAATCTGGACTGATAACTTAACAAAGGCATTAGTTTCCCAAGAAGGCTAAGCAATTTTTTGAATCTGCCTATAAGTCTGACTCGTCCCATTATGGTTTGTTATGTGTTTGTCAGTAGAAATGTTAATGGCCTCTAAGGTAAGTGTCTTAAATTATTCGAAGGGATTGCACGGTACAAATTGCACTTGCAGGCATTATGGAAGTTATTATTTCCAGTTCAGATGATGAAGGTGCTaatggagaattttttttttttttttttaatttatgcaAAGAAGGGATTGGATTTAAGAAGTGGAGAGGGGGCAAAGGAAGAATTATGCAAGTGCTCTTATAGAAGAAAAGTACGAGTTCGATCTACCTACTTGAACATTATATGAAGGAGAATTAACTAAATCGTAGCAAACCATTAGAAACTACATTATAGTCTACTGAAAAATAGCCACTTGATTAGTAAGCTAAATCCATTTCGACAAGCTTGACAGGGAAGTTTAGTTTGAAGGAATTCACGGAATTATGTTTTGAGGTCTAAAATTAAGTCCGACTATCATATCTTGCTGGAAACTAGGATTTTCTTGCTCATTATTACAATAATGTTATGTAGTTGCACAGAAACTAGAAATGATTCTGAGCACATGATAGTTTACAAATTGCACCTGCCACACAAGTGCAATGACCGTGATTTTGTGGTGGCTGTAGGTAAGCCACCAGCTGTTGCAGGAGTTAAGTACCAATTGCAGGGAAATGCCAACAATATTGTGACTTGGCCGTTTAATAACCGATTAGAAGGTTGTAGTATTTCAGATACATTTATTGTCTTTTAAAACCTTTTCTTTGAACCTAGCCAAAAATTCGTCTAAAATAACGTTATGCTTTGTTTTAGGCATAGTGTTATTGCATCTATTGGGAATAACCTAACCATTTGATACAGCTTCCATCCTTTCTTTCCCCATTGCCTATAAGACTGTCCTCTTTGTCCTGCGGCAAAGTGCCAAAGACGCTTAAGGCCAGGAAATACCGGTCCAAAAGAATtgctcatctttttttttttttttttttcctgtttcttgtttgttaatAAATTGGAGAACATGGGACAGCAAGCAGGCACTTTAAGGAAGTTTTTGTTAGCCAGGTTTGTAGCGCCTGCTTTTCTAATTATTGATAATACATCCTTGTCTGCGCACATGTAAAATAGTCATTTTGCCTTAAACACCTTTTCTTCACTTATTTCATGGAATGTGAGATAGAAATGAGATGCTTCTATTTTAGTGAAGCTTGATTAGACTATTGCTTCTATTTTAGGGAAGTTTGATTATACTATTTCTTAAACACCTTTTTCTTCACTTATTTCATGGAATGTGAGAAAGATTCAGACGCTAAGTATAAGGCAAGCTGTGAATCTGTCAACATCTATCGGTTCTGTTGAAgtgggagttttttttttttttggggggggggggggggggtgcgGTTCTGTAAGTGAGGTTGACAAGAGTTAGAGGAATAGTCGGACCTGGCTGCAAGGACTTACTTTGTGCACAATAAGCccataattttttgtttttccaaataaaatttagtgCATTCTGTAATCACTTTGAACTGATCAAATTTAGGGTGTCAATCCACAATAGTATCATGTGTTATGGCTAGCTAAGACTCATCCTTCATTCAGTGTTAATTAACTCTACAGGCCTATTTTGAACTGAAATGGTTCATATAATATGACATGCCATACACAATTGAAATTGCAAAGTGTCATCAGATGTTACAGTTCTAGAAGAATGACAAATCAATACACAGAGGTGTTTTAGAgggctcaaaatttttttttttgaaagattttttttccctttttggtaGGGGAGGTGGGTTGTGGAGGAGGGAGAACCTAATTCTTTGGATTGTCTGTCTAAACATTTTTGTAAGGAAATATTGGCATATAAAAAACTTGTCTGCAAATGCTCCCTCTCCCATGTTTATCTACACCTTGTTACAATACTCAATTGAAGTGCATATCTTTTGATCTGTACAATGTCCTTTATCTGCTTCAATTGTTCAATAAAAGGCTTTGGGTCTGAACCATGAAGTCTCAGTTTAGCTTCACATGTCCTATGATGCATGTTTAGTCGATTACTGAGATTTAAACTTGTTCAAATGGAGACAGTCATAAACTGTACTACCAAATCTTTTGGGGATCATCTCAGtttttgctaaattgaaatgTCACAGGCTCTTGAGAAGAAAGATGCAAtttgaaatataaaataaattttgccTGGTCAGATGTCAAGAATTTCATAGATAGGATCATCTTCTTTTTCTAACTATCTTTGGCTTATTTAGGATCTACATTGTTTTTTAGCAAAATTTTCTATACATCCTTTAACTCGTTTTAACTGTATTTTAAGGCACTCAAGAGGAAGCAGCTATGGCATATGACTTGGCAGCCTTAGAGTACAGAGGCTCTAGTGCAGTAACCAACTTTGATATAAGTAGATATGCTGACAAGCTGAAGACACTCCAGAAAATGCATACAGAAAATCCTGAATCCTCCACTGAAAAACAAGTGGATGAACAGGAAGACCATGAAGAACAAGTACAAGAGGAAAAACTTGTGGCTGAGCTAAACGTTCCAAATATAGCTACTACTAAGTCTGAGTCACAAGACAACCTTGGACAACATTTGCAACAGAAAAAACCTGTGGCTGAACCAACAGTTTCAAACGTAGCTGCTACTGAGCCAGAACAAATTGTCATGATGGACCCTGCTGATGAGCATGAGGATCATTGGAACCTATGCTTGGATACTGCACTCAATTCACTTCCAGTTTCGGACATAACCTTCGAGAAAACTGCAGAATTACCAAACTTGTTCACTGATGCAGGGTTTGAGGCTAGcattgactttatttttgatgCTCCATTTGATATAGATGAGTTTATTGAGGAAGATGCAGCAGGCAGCCCAGCATTTGAAATTGACGTCGATTCATTCCTAAGGGGGGAGGAGAAAGAGCCAGAAGCAACCACTTCTCCTTctcaatcatcatcatcaacaaTCACATCTGTTGGTAGCAACATCTAAGCTGCTTCTTTGGTTTGGCAACTTAAAAAATCTGGAATCATTCTCAACCTGCAGCTTTGGTTTTGTCTTAGAAATTGGCGTTGGCTGATAGGTATATGTAACATATTCTTAAATCCTTTAGTTTATGCCTTTCAAATACATAGGGGACAAGATTACAGttgttgactttttttttttttttttttttttttttttaaactttgtgtcgttgtgaaaattttggttttgtctTAGAATTTGGCATAGGCTGATAGGTATCTGTAACATATTCTTAAATCCTGTAGTTTATGCCTTTCAAATACATAGGGGACAAGATTACAGTTGTTGACTGTTTTTTAACTTTCTCTAACAACATAGGTTCAGAAGTTGGATAAGTTCATCAGCATGCTAAAATTTGCTTGGGCTTTTCCGGTTGGAAATTCCAGCAGTAGTTTCTttattgattattttttttttggtttcttttgtgTCATTTTACTAGTTGCTTGGTTGTGTTTGGTCTTGCTTAGAAAGTAGCAATAGTCTATTTATCCTGTGCTTCTTTCCTTTCTGGGTAAAAAATCTCAATGACCATTAAACTATTGGCGGGATTATATTTTGGCCATCAAACTATTTTTTGTTAGTAATTTGCCACTAAACAATTTAATCAATAAATTCGTCACCATTTGATCGATAAATGCTTTTAATCTATGAAATTAGCTATACACGTGGTAAAATGAGAGGACAATTTTGTCCAACAACTATGCGACTTTCTTCTCCCCTGAATTTCTTTCCTCAAACAAGCTCTGGACTTCATACATGAAATTGGTTGGCTCCTCCATAGAAGTAAGTTGAAGTTTAGATTGGGTCTTCCAGATCCCAACTTGGATACATTTCCCTTCCAGCGTTTCAGATGGCTTATAGAGTTCTCAGTCGAACATGACTGGTGTGCAGTGGTCAAGATGCTTTTGAATGTTCTGGTCAACAAACTCATAGGTTAAGAAAAGCGCTCTTCAATTGAAGATGCACTGCTGGAAAATGGGTTGCTCCATAGAGCTGTTCGACGAAATTGTAGGTCCATGGTTGAAGTCCTCCTAAGATACCATCCAGATGCAGATCTGATAGCAGCCAGATGCGACGGAGCTGAGCAAGTGCTGGATGCATTAACTGATAATCTTGGACTGGTACAGCTCTTCTTAGTATGCATACTGTTATTAGCGGAACATTACTtttggaaatggaaaaatagTGCTCAGAGCCCTCAGTGGAAAAATACGGCCTTCCTAATATCTTTGATTTGTGATTGAAGATTTGGGGCTCCCAATTGAGTCCATATTTTTTCCTCCACATAATGTTCCATTCGGTGATTGTTTGAGGAAAGAAATTCAGGGGAGAAGAAGGTCAAATAGTTGCTGGACAAATTTGCCCTTGGGCATTGCCACGTGTAATGCTAATTTCAGAACTTAAAAGAGCAATTAACGACGAAATGGTCACGGGTTCATGGATTAAATTGTTTAGTGGtcaattattgacaaaaaatagtTCGATGGTCAAAACATGATCCCGTCAATAGTTTAATGGCCGTTAAGGTTTTTTGCCCTTTCTTTCTTGCCTCTTGTTGTTTGGAAAGAGGAAATTGGTATAGAGGAAATGCCTCTTGCTTCTGTGCATCCTTATTTTGGTATTTACTTTGAAGACCACATCAATTTTATgttaaacaagagagaaagcaaAGGACTCGAGAATGCAAATATAGTGTTGGTTTTCTGAAACAATaaaatttctacaaatgaaACGAGAGTGAAGCTAGTGCTGGCACAAAAGCAAAAACACACTCAATAACCCTTGTTAGGGTAAAGAGATGATTTTTAGGTGAGTTAATAGCGCTTTCCTTAATGATTAATTTACGTCTCAATTATTGATGTGCAACAGATTCCTGCTAGTTAACCTCCATGATTCAATGAAACCTATGATTGGTTATGTTTTGCACTAATGAAATTcaataagtaaaaaaaaaaattaacagatTTGTCTTAGTTTcaggagaaaaagaagaataagagaataattatataaaaaatccAATAAGAAGTcaaaaaattgacaaatttGGTTATATTTTGCACTGATGAAATCCAAtaagaagttaaaaaaaattaatagatTTGTCTTAGtctgaggagagaaaagaagaataaGAGAATAATTgtatcaaaaattcaaaaggaaGTCAAAAATTTGAGAGATTTGTCTTAGTCTGAGGAGAGAAAGGAAGAATAAGAGAATAATTGTGTCAAAAGTTCAACAGATTTTGTCTTTTGGGAGAGAAAGGAAGAATAAGAGAATAGTTCTATCAAAAATCATCTCCTTCTACAAGTTACATCATTGATCTCTTCAACATTGAGCCTGACCTCtaatttctcaaatttcaaCCTTAAGCCAAATCCTCTTAGATAATTCAATAGActtatttattaatttgaaTAGATATCATCGAAAAATTTTTCATGTACAATTGTGACATTCTTGCTTTCAAAAGTTCTCCAATAATCTCCCACCATTTTCAAAATAGAATGCACTTGACAAATCGAGAAATTTGTGCCTAGTTAAGGCATCCAGCAGTTTGAACCTTTAGCTAGTGAATTATATTTGAACAAATCTAAATGGTTTTGAGATACGATAATGTTTGAACCTGAAATCCTTATGTTGATTCATAGCACTTATGTTTCACTAACTAATTTCTATAGTTTTGAGTTGTTTAATCCCTtcggattgctatttttaggaatttttattaaaaaaaaatgaattgtaacgatttgatatatatgaaataaaaaataattaaaaaatatattcatgaaaaaagtaaaagtttttctttgaaaaattacgaTCCAAACAAGGTTCGGCAATATGGTCTCTGATCTTCTCCATAATGCTATGTAAGTTTAAAATTAGAGGTGACACTTTTGTCCCAAGTCTTGATGAGCTACCCATGCCCAGAGagactttgggcgggatggaTGTTATAATTTTGATATTGAATTTCAAATGAGACTAATCTCAATTATACCCATTAattattgaaaaattttggaaaatactGGGATACCAATTGGGCTCAAATATCTCaccaaaaaatttaatttatccaaaaattcTTCTCTTCCAAAAGATTTAGAAACCTTTATAACACATTTAGTTCTTCATTGCGCGTCTCGTTGTGTTTCTTTGACGACAGTCTATATGTTCTGAGTTTTTCTGTTTTCAggaatgatgcaaatgatgaaatattttgatatttttaactttttggAAATTGATGCGAATGTGCATTTGCTTAACTTTCAGATCTCCATCCTACACTAACCTGTCATTGTTTTCCTACATACGTGCAATCTATTTCTTTATAGGTGTCAAATAACTTAATGGTTATGAATCTTCGCGGCTGCAACAACATTACTGAGATCCCTGCTTTATCTGCGtatgaaaaattggaaaaattgatCCTGGAACGCTGCACCAAATTAGAGAAGATTAAAAAGAtatataaatagaaaataaataaaaggaaatttgatgaaaaaatgaattcagaaaaatataaattcacaataagatcaaaaaaatttaataaataaaaaatattaaagttatatataaaaaaagaataaaactaaaatatatagaaaatagatttggatATTGGACATGATCAATCTAAATGCATCCCAAAGTGATACTacccaagttagtcccaaacACATATGGATAAAGTTGGACCTAAACTCATGATTTGGTTCCATCTTAAATCTAAACAAATCCCAtccatcccgcccattttgtCATCTCTATTTAAAATCCATAAATCCCTAAAAAGCAGCCAGACTTGATACTCAATATAGGCGGCAAATAATATCATAAAGCAAACACTATAGTTGAGTATAAATCCAATATCACTATTTCAAATATTTAGATACCAAGGActtagataaataaataaataaataaatatatatatatatatataaggtaaaCTACGCAGAAGCCTCTAAACTATTTCAATTATCTTTCATATGATATGAAAGACTCATAAGTTGAAGGTCAAGTGCATGATTGTGTTAAGGGAAAGTAACGTTTGACACTGAAATATCAACTGAAACCAAATGAATTGCAAGGTGAGTGACAAGGTGATTTTTGGACAGACGAACCGAGTTGATAGCACAAGCACACCTGCCAAGATAGAGACACAACTGGGGTCTTGCCCTTGATCTAATTCCGATGCTAAAGTCAATTGTGTAAGAAATCAAGAGTAAAAGCAAGACTAATTGGACTAGAGTTATGAACAAGGATCAGACTAAAATGAGTTGGAGTCTCTTCCTTGTGACCACAAAAAGGGAGGAGAGCATTTATAATAGGAAGACCTACAGGAGGAATGATAGAACCTACTTCCTATCACCTGTAGGGCGTCAGCCTAGGGTAGCGATGTTAGAGGTAGGTCTGTGCAAGACGACGACGGTGATCATGTCAACCTGCCTGGCTTTAATCAGTTATGCCTGTAGATGTCAACTGACGAGTGACTAGACTTGGGGGTACATCCGAGGTGGGATCATCTCGGGAAGGTGGAGATGAGTTACTAAGGAGTCGTGGTAATCACCTTGGCCTTTGAGCATCATGAAGAATTGAACTGCCTCAACATTGACGAGCCAAGGAGGGTCGAGGTGAGCGCCTACAATAAGCCCCCCAACCTCGGGGAGGAAAGGAAACTTAAATGACTCTCTGCCCAAGGCTAAGTTGGGGGATGGTTCCAGGACATATGTAATGAAATTAGACAATGGAAAACCAAACGTCAGGAGAGGATGATTGATGGGAAGCGTCCTGAATGGGCATTAGTTGAACAGGTGCTCATTAATGATAAGAGAGAGTGAGGCACATCTTTTAAAATTCGAAACGCCGCCTCTTCGCTTTCCCTCCCTCCTATAAATAGAAGGcttttgttgaccttggtccctagcttttgatgattacaaaacaaatggatgttgctaacatctcctcaaaggcttttttagaaatgaaacaaatcaagttcaaagattaagcacatttgaaaaagacagaataTGCTGAActtgtcggacgctcaagaagacagtaccggaagtccgataatcattgcataacttcggacgcatgcttcggacgtctgataggatccttcgaagtcgacgaaactatcggacgttaaatatgtctctaccgaacgtccgatagaaacaagataatttctcaaatctctttgtttgctgtcggacgcacaaaaagcttgcaccggacgtccgaaagaattgaaaaaaatctcttaaactcactgcctgctgtcggaagCATAAAACAggtctatcggacgtccgatactccaacggctagttaacttttcagctactttctatccgttggaagcattaatgagacactttcttgatcctatataaatagtggttggtcagatatttcaaacagctttggcacactgaaaatacaaaagatctagagtgattttagtgagaaaatactcttcaaagaagatttgtagtcttagtggtgtgaggttcattgtaagtttttcatttgtgagtgaatacttcatgagtgtagctctgtgagggttgtcctgagggatagtaaaacgtcctgacttgaccgaatggagttcggggtaaggaggaagtggacctttctttgtacacaagagtgattgtaattcatcaatttgaaataacttgtttgaattaacctacaagttcaagaggagttgggtagttaattggtttgctattctttttattttatttacttattattacgTTTGAAATCTGtactttgtttatctcttctactcacaagcacttgtgctttctcatcaactgctccattgtgtggtcgcctagaaAAGAGGGTTGTTTTCGAGCCTaataattggtatcagagcttggtctcctagagattaaactcaataGGTTTGgaagtaaagatgacaaccaacaatgctatattttttgaaggacattctgtcattagaccacctatgtttaatgg containing:
- the LOC140035361 gene encoding AP2-like ethylene-responsive transcription factor At1g79700 isoform X1, translated to MKRPHSSCSPSSSCIELKKSRTTKHASSSSRAKRDKKKSQISADASSSPIAARRSSIYRGVTRHRWTGRFEAHLWDKTTWNAIQTKKGRQRAYDNEEAAARTYDLAALKYWGPGTILNFPLENYSEELEEMEKLTKEEYLTTLRRRSSGFSRGVSKYRGVARHHHNGRWEARIGRVFGNKYLYLGTYGTQEEAAMAYDLAALEYRGSSAVTNFDISRYADKLKTLQKMHTENPESSTEKQVDEQEDHEEQVQEEKLVAELNVPNIATTKSESQDNLGQHLQQKKPVAEPTVSNVAATEPEQIVMMDPADEHEDHWNLCLDTALNSLPVSDITFEKTAELPNLFTDAGFEASIDFIFDAPFDIDEFIEEDAAGSPAFEIDVDSFLRGEEKEPEATTSPSQSSSSTITSVGSNI
- the LOC140035361 gene encoding ethylene-responsive transcription factor WRI1-like isoform X2 is translated as MEKLTKEEYLTTLRRRSSGFSRGVSKYRGVARHHHNGRWEARIGRVFGNKYLYLGTYGTQEEAAMAYDLAALEYRGSSAVTNFDISRYADKLKTLQKMHTENPESSTEKQVDEQEDHEEQVQEEKLVAELNVPNIATTKSESQDNLGQHLQQKKPVAEPTVSNVAATEPEQIVMMDPADEHEDHWNLCLDTALNSLPVSDITFEKTAELPNLFTDAGFEASIDFIFDAPFDIDEFIEEDAAGSPAFEIDVDSFLRGEEKEPEATTSPSQSSSSTITSVGSNI